A single genomic interval of Phycisphaerae bacterium harbors:
- the fusA gene encoding elongation factor G translates to MPNYSTTDIRNVALVGHQSSGKTSLGDAILHATGTTNRLGDVNAKSSYLDFMDEEKNRGCSIDSALIHVTHKGRQINVVDTPGAPDFIGPAIAALAGVETAICVISATAGIEVNTRRMMERAKEHGLGRMIVINKIEANPDCAGVVAAVQELFGNECQPMNLPAKKGRAVIDCFQQSDGQADILDVASAHTALIERVVEADEAMMEQYLETGEVDVTRLGAVVAKAIVAGTFVPILFTDARGEVGVSELLDVIAEFAPSPLEGKQRVLKVDETETPVRPDRNEKLVGQVFKVFSDPKSNIKYSVCRIHAGSLKSDSQIYVGDDRKSQRPGQLHKLQGAEHPEIDEGIAGDIIAMAKIEAHIGDVVRFEAGGGTIAMPKFPHPMFSLAIEPKSRGDADKVSGALARFCDEDPCFIADRDTVTHELVIRGVGDLHLRSILSRMAQYFKLEVNTKPPKIPYRETITGSTKDVEYTHKKQTGGAGQFARVIIAMEPNERGAGYEFIDEIFGGAIDLSFRPSVDKGIQAQMKEGVLAGYPVVDVKVRLTDGKTHPVDSKDIAFQIAGREAFKKAFMQCKPVLLEPIVHVEVTVPNDKVGDIQGDLASRRGRPEGQEMLPGGLSVISARVPLAEMSDYHSRLSSITGGQGSFTMELSHYENVPGNIQQQIIENARKAREEARA, encoded by the coding sequence ATGCCAAACTACAGTACGACTGACATCCGGAACGTGGCCCTCGTCGGCCACCAATCCTCGGGTAAGACGTCGCTGGGCGACGCCATCCTTCATGCGACTGGGACGACCAACCGGTTGGGCGACGTCAATGCCAAGAGCAGCTACCTCGACTTCATGGACGAGGAGAAGAACCGAGGTTGCTCGATTGATTCCGCCCTTATACACGTCACCCACAAGGGCAGGCAGATCAACGTTGTGGATACCCCCGGCGCTCCGGATTTCATCGGCCCCGCGATCGCAGCCTTGGCCGGCGTCGAAACGGCCATTTGCGTTATCTCGGCCACGGCGGGCATCGAAGTCAACACCCGCCGGATGATGGAGCGGGCCAAGGAGCACGGCCTTGGCAGAATGATCGTGATCAACAAGATCGAGGCCAACCCCGACTGCGCCGGCGTCGTCGCCGCCGTGCAGGAACTCTTCGGCAACGAGTGCCAGCCGATGAACCTGCCGGCCAAAAAGGGTAGGGCGGTGATCGACTGTTTCCAGCAGAGCGACGGCCAGGCGGATATTCTGGATGTGGCCTCGGCGCATACCGCTCTGATCGAACGCGTCGTCGAGGCCGACGAGGCTATGATGGAGCAGTATCTCGAAACCGGCGAGGTCGACGTGACCAGGCTTGGCGCCGTAGTAGCCAAAGCGATCGTGGCCGGAACCTTCGTTCCCATCCTGTTCACCGACGCTCGCGGTGAGGTGGGCGTGTCTGAACTCCTTGACGTTATCGCCGAATTTGCCCCTTCACCCCTCGAAGGCAAACAGCGCGTTCTCAAGGTCGATGAAACTGAAACGCCCGTCAGGCCCGACAGGAACGAGAAGCTCGTGGGGCAGGTTTTCAAGGTCTTCAGTGACCCAAAGAGCAATATCAAGTATTCCGTCTGCCGGATCCATGCCGGCAGCCTCAAGTCCGATTCGCAGATCTATGTTGGCGACGATCGAAAATCGCAGCGGCCCGGACAGCTCCACAAGCTGCAGGGGGCCGAGCACCCCGAGATCGATGAGGGAATTGCCGGCGACATCATCGCCATGGCCAAAATCGAGGCCCACATCGGCGACGTCGTGCGATTCGAGGCCGGCGGCGGGACCATCGCCATGCCTAAGTTCCCGCACCCGATGTTCTCGTTGGCCATTGAGCCCAAGAGTCGCGGTGACGCCGACAAGGTCAGCGGGGCCCTGGCTCGATTCTGTGATGAAGACCCCTGCTTCATCGCCGATCGCGACACGGTGACGCACGAACTGGTGATCCGCGGTGTGGGCGACCTGCATTTGCGGTCGATTCTGTCGCGCATGGCTCAGTACTTTAAGCTCGAGGTCAATACCAAGCCGCCCAAGATCCCTTATCGCGAGACGATCACCGGCAGCACCAAGGACGTCGAGTACACGCACAAGAAGCAGACCGGCGGTGCAGGCCAGTTCGCCAGGGTCATCATTGCCATGGAGCCGAACGAGCGCGGCGCGGGCTATGAGTTCATTGACGAAATCTTTGGCGGAGCGATCGACCTGTCGTTCCGCCCGAGTGTGGACAAGGGTATTCAGGCCCAGATGAAGGAGGGCGTGCTCGCCGGCTATCCGGTCGTCGACGTGAAAGTGCGGCTGACTGACGGCAAGACGCACCCCGTTGATAGCAAGGACATCGCGTTTCAGATCGCCGGCCGCGAGGCCTTCAAGAAGGCCTTCATGCAGTGCAAGCCGGTGCTCCTGGAGCCGATCGTGCACGTCGAGGTGACCGTTCCGAACGATAAGGTGGGAGACATCCAGGGCGATCTCGCGTCGCGTCGCGGTCGGCCGGAAGGCCAGGAAATGCTCCCTGGCGGCCTGAGCGTCATTTCCGCCCGGGTTCCGCTTGCCGAGATGTCCGACTACCACTCGCGGCTGTCCAGCATCACCGGAGGCCAAGGCAGCTTTACTATGGAACTGTCGCACTACGAGAACGTTCCCGGCAACATCCAGCAGCAGATCATCGAGAACGCCAGAAAAGCCCGCGAAGAGGCAAGGGCCTGA